The genome window TTGCGAAAGTGAGCGCGACCATTGTGAAAAGCGATCGCACTGATCATGCCATCACCATCAAAAGGATGATGTATGGCATTACCATCAACATCTAATAACCCAGGACCATTACGAAACAACGTTCCTTGCAGTTCTGGTGGAATTTGCCCCTCAATATCATCAATCCAGTAATCGTATTCAGTTTTAAGAGATTCGTATCCTCCTTGCCAATCTTGGCGCTGATAGGAGTGGGTAGGAACTGTAGATGCGCGTTCGTGAAGTTGCATAGCTAGTGGAAGAGTGATCAGTAGTTATGGGCTAGAAAAATGAAGTTCTCTATTCAGCAGGTTCTTCAGCTGGTTGTTGTAACAATGACTGCGGTACCAATTCAGACATCAATTCAGGTAACAGGCTTTGTCCAAGCTTGGTGGGAGTAGTGTCAGTCTCAATCTCCATAGCAGCTTCACTGGGCTGAGTTGCATCTGTGGCAGGAAGCCAGCTCAAAAATGGTAGTGGTAACAATGTGCTGACATTAGCAATGACAACCAGTATCCAGAGATTACTAAAGTTGGTCTGTGTAATTCCCATCAAATGCATCAGCAACGCGCCGAATTGATAGGAAAGCAGTCCTCCTAAGTTAGAAATGGACATCAATAAAGCGAATAACGTTGCTTCCACTCCTGGGGGGCACAGACGGGCTGCCAATACGAGAACTGGCATATAAGCAATCTGTCCCATGACTGTGAGAATTAGATTGTCGCCAATACTAAACCAATGGTCATCGATACCTAAAGCGCGGTTAGTATGCGTGACTAACAACAGCATACTCATCCCTAGTACTGCTGAAAGTAAGGTACTCCAACCAAAAATCACGCGAAACGGGACATTTTTCAAAAAGCGATGAAACAACCACACTCCAACAAGCGAGGCGATACTTGTTACTAAGCGGACTCTGCCTAAAAACTCTGGTTCAAATCCCAATTCGTTAGTGGTGAAGAAGAAGAAGGCTGCATCAGCTGTAGGAGTTGCTTGCCAAATGAACACAAATGCAGCAGGAAGCCAAATTGCTTTTTGAGTAATTGCTTTGCGTAATTCCTCAAACTGATGCTTGACAGTTGACAAATCAGGTTTTTCTGTGACTGGAGACTCCGCAATTAACCAAGCCACTCCAGAGACAATTAACGGAAAAGAAGCAGTAATCCAAAAAATTGTGCGAGTGGAAAAGTGCTCTAGTAGTAATCCACTAAAATAGGCGGTGATCAAGCCACCAAAAGCTGAAGTTCCCCAACACAAGGATTGTAACGACCCGACCTCTCCCTGTGATTCGGCGCGCGCGCGTTCTACTACAAGTGAGTCAACAATCACATCACCGATTGCAACCGACAAAGAGCCAACTGCGAGTGCCAAGGTGGCGGCAGTAGAAGTTTGGACAATTGTTGCCAAACCTGCCCAGGAAAGCGCTCCTAAGATGCCAGACAAGATCAAATAGGGACGCCGACGGTAGCCAAGAATAGGCAATCCATCTGAGATAAAGCCAAATAATGGCTTAACAATCCAAGGCAACGCCACAATACCAAACAGCGCTGACACTTCAGCTGGGCTTAAACCTAACTCATCTTTAAGGAAAAAGCTTACCGCCAGCCGCGCCAATCCCAAGATACCTTGCACAAAGTAAACAACTAATATGCCCAGTAACTCTGGAGTTGGTTCGTGACCAAAAAATAGTGTTTTTGTCAAGGAGCTTTTCAAACTCGTACCACTTGGAGAAATAAACATTGATAATTCTTAATAAATATCAATGCTTACTATAGTATCCATCTACCCTAGGATGTGTAACCCCTATGACGCCGATGTAAATGTCTACTGTGGTTACAAAACCCCCTTTGAACTGGGAATTGCACCCGCCCGTCGAAGATCGACTTCCACAGCCATGCGCATGGCTCTAGCAAAGGCTTTAAAGGTTGCTTCGATGATGTGGTGTGAGTTGATGCCAT of Gloeocapsopsis sp. IPPAS B-1203 contains these proteins:
- a CDS encoding folate/biopterin family MFS transporter, yielding MFISPSGTSLKSSLTKTLFFGHEPTPELLGILVVYFVQGILGLARLAVSFFLKDELGLSPAEVSALFGIVALPWIVKPLFGFISDGLPILGYRRRPYLILSGILGALSWAGLATIVQTSTAATLALAVGSLSVAIGDVIVDSLVVERARAESQGEVGSLQSLCWGTSAFGGLITAYFSGLLLEHFSTRTIFWITASFPLIVSGVAWLIAESPVTEKPDLSTVKHQFEELRKAITQKAIWLPAAFVFIWQATPTADAAFFFFTTNELGFEPEFLGRVRLVTSIASLVGVWLFHRFLKNVPFRVIFGWSTLLSAVLGMSMLLLVTHTNRALGIDDHWFSIGDNLILTVMGQIAYMPVLVLAARLCPPGVEATLFALLMSISNLGGLLSYQFGALLMHLMGITQTNFSNLWILVVIANVSTLLPLPFLSWLPATDATQPSEAAMEIETDTTPTKLGQSLLPELMSELVPQSLLQQPAEEPAE